CCAATAAGTAATgattattgtacaaaaaaaaaatacaaaattattctagttttaaataaaacaaatttttagcCATGCATATAtatccgtggccaagtggttaaggttactgacatcagatcacttgctcctcactCATGGGTTCTATTTCTATCCTTGCTTCtggtattgaattcttcatgtcaggaaaccatcctgctggcttacggaaggtaggtggttctacccaggttctgACCTGTGAtgagataatgcacggaggagcaacaggggtattcctccaccaccATAAGCTGAAAAGTTGCTATAGGACCTattattgtgtcagtgtgatatTAAACTCGACAAAAAGTATCTGCCTTTCCAGTATCCATTTTGTAgatatttgtgtattttttaacCAGTTATCAAGAACACTACCAGCGGCAATGGTCAAAGATTCTTTGATGCCAAGGGGGATGCTGCATCAGTGTATGACAACTTCAGAGTATATCAAGTGAGAGATGGAGCATATTTCAATGTAAGTAGCAGCGTTTTATAGACTTTAtacatttgaaggggtgttccctaaaattttactgactgaatagggaactgcagaccaagatcagttgTTGGAGTATCTTGACCCGACAATAATATAGCAGTTTAATCAAAACcacagatttgtttttaaatgtatagTTGGAAAGAACTGgtaaacaaattttacaaatgatcaaccgcagatgtttttttttacaggtgGCAATTGTAATAGTAGGCAAGGATTTTCCATTTTGGGTTTGGTGTTCAAGgctattttgacagatttatatGTACACAAGAGCATTAAATATAGCTTTATGGATGATTGTATATTTTTGTGTGCCTCCAAATGAGAGATGGATTTGCTAGCGTAACAggaatccccccccccccaagaatCCTAGGGCTAATTTCAATTTCCTAGGAAAAGACAGATTTGTAACCTTGGGCCCAAAGTCAGTCTTATAATCTTGGACCCAAAGTCAGTCTTATAACCTTGGACCCAAAgccagttttataaccttggaccCAGTCAGTCTTATAACCTTGTACCcaaagtcatttttagctcattgaattttttgagagaaaaaattagTTATTGtccacttgatcggcgtcggctttggcgttattgctttaaaacttgcaacacttgttcaccatcagtgGCTAACTCTGTACAGCATGAAACATAactcctgctttttgcaagaattatggctgcttttggacttagaaagtatcagatttcttaatcaagttttgtgtttaggtcaacttttctcctaaactatcaaagctattgcttggaGCAgatatttgccattaaaagctgactctgcacagcaagtaccataattGCTTATTGcaataattatggcccctttaggagatggaaaatcagatttcttggttaagttttgtgtttaggtcagctttttcctAAACTCTGTAtacagcaagaacataactccatcctgctgtttgcaagaattatggccccttttggacgtagaaaatatcataaaaacaaaagggtaggacaatatttctattgtacaaagacaaaaaaaattagACAAGTGTCTGCAAGGCGTGCTTTTGTAATAACCTTGGATTCCaaagtcagttttataaccttggccCCAAAGTCAGTCTTATAAACTTGGACCTGCagtcagttttataaccttggaccCAGTCCGTTTTAAAACCTTGGACCCAGagtcagttttataaccttgagCCCAGagtcagttttataaccttggacctaaagtcagttttataaccttgcaCCCACAGTCAATTTTATAACCTTGGACCCGCagtcagttttataaccttgcaCCCGCAGTCAGTTTTATAACATTGGACCCGCAGTCAATTTTATAACCTTGCACCCGCAGTCAGTTTTGTAACCCTTGACCCGCagtcagttttataaccttggacccaaagtcagttttataaccttgcaCCAAGTACTTTGTTTCCTAAGAAAGCAAGTGCAGATTAGCTTCAAGCTTTTATTACTGTTGAtccaaaatagataaaaataggTTAAACATACACAGGGTATGTTACAGTCACACGGTATGTTGGAATGTATGAGAACTAGCTCGAAAAAAACCAAACCAAAATGTGatgtgtttttgttatatttcaggTTCTGGATTATACTGCATCTCAAACTGGCAACTATGGCTTTGATTCAGTAGGCAAACCAGCCATGGTAACTGGGCCCTCATCTTGCCCAAGCAGACCCTGCCTTGAATGTGGTGAGGTACAGTCGACAACGCAAGCCCCTGAGACCACAACTACTACACCGGACCAGAAACAGACTTTGCCTCCTCTTTCATCTAGCGATCTGCTCTCTAAAATGATAGAAGAATATTTCAAGGATGATCAAGAATTCACCGGTGTATGGCGTGAACAAATGCGAGAGAGTAAAGACTCTAGTACAAGATTTGAGAATGGCTTTGATTGGATAATTGCTATCGGCGTTTGTGCTGGACTTGGTATTGTCTGTGTGTTGGTATTTGAGATCTATATCCTCTATAAATTGATGGGAACAAAGATCGGCAAGCAATGGCGAACCATGTGGCTCGGACAGCTGCTCTTATTTGGACTCTTCTGTTCCTACTTGACCTTGTTTGCTTATCTATTTACTCCGACAAAAGAGACATGTGGTATCACACGGTTTGGTGTAGGTGTATCATATGCAATGTGCTTTGCAGTTTTATTAGTAAAACTTATGGTCCTGCTCACTTCAAAAACATCCGCTGATACACTGCTCCCAGGCGATGTTGACTCCCCTAACTACCTTCGTGGAATCTACCAGTTTTTGATGTTCCTTTTTGTTGTCGGAGTACAAGTTGTTATTGCAGTGCAGTGGCTTATCCAAGTCCCGCCAGATGCCATTCAAGTAAAGAGCAACACTGGAGACATGGTCTGGATATGCAATCACTACACATGGTCCCTTAACAACAGCTGGGATGATATGACAACATTTGTTCGTACAGACTTTGAAAATCACCTTCTTTCACTAACCTACATCATGTTTTTGATCCTTTTAACCACTATCATAGCAATGAAAGCTCACGGCATAATTACCAACCATAGAGAAAGTGTTTTTATTGGTATCGCAGCTGGATTTTCGATCCCTGTCTGGGTGGCATGGGGACTTGTTGGTGGACTGAATAAGGATCACAAATATGCAGAAGAGTTTGGCGATGCGGCTATAGCATTTGGCTTATTCATCACTGCCACTTTAGTCCTGTTCTCCATGTTTTTACCGAAGGTGAGACAACTCGTCAACATGGGCGTGGAAGGAATCTACCTGGAAGATGATCGTGATACATATTATGCAGGTTCCGTTGTGATGGCGCCACCCAGTTACAAGAGCAGACCTAGCTCTGTTGTTTATGTAAACAGTAATGGTTACAATGATCCAGTTGTACTTGGTGACCAAAGTAAGTTATTAAGAATTATATTACCGCAAAACTGGTTTTGTTTGAAACCATGAAACTTAaagcccatgaaattaaatgaattatccatgcagttttgatatatttattcaatgtacattttttttcaattccaaAGGGTCATCTTCACAGAACAGTTCgactgaaataaatcattttaacaaCTAGGACTTAAATTGACACAGAATACTCGGAtgtaaaatgagccgcaccatgagaaaaccaacattccTATTCATTCTTTCTGTGTCTCCCCCTCACTGgaggaaacatattttttttgggggaggTGTGGGCGGGGTTAGAAGGCACTTAGATTTATCCTTGTTTGttaatctgtctgtctgtcccaACAGCCAGACAAGAGTTTCAGCCCTTAgtctaaaatatgcataaaattagGGTCTGAAAAGTATTGCATGTATCTCTAAGTACTTGACATAGGGTCATGAAATATACAGTACTGcatgattgaatagcgaacagatgtgcaggctggtctttgtctgcactggtcgcaaaggcaaaatcactgtccactagcaagctaaaggttaaatcagaaaaaatataAGTGGTTTTGGAGTCAAGTTGTCTTAAGTAATGTTTGATTGTAATTTCCATGGCATATTGCATTATgcaaaagtgaaaaatatcataatatttattATGCTTAAATGTTAATgataccttaaaataaaaaatgcttcCCTCGGAGCCAAGTTGTCGTTAGTGCATGTTTGACTGCAATTACAACCTACTGTTGACTTCTTTTTACAGATGCAGTACATTTACGTCACCCAGGCAGCAATTACAGTGCCCCTGTATATGTTAAGAAACCTGAATCTATCCACGGAGGTAGTGGCAAAGTTTTACGTGTAACTGGAGATTTAACGGGTAAACATCCACGTGAAAGTAAGAAATCAGCATCTGAAGCTGGGTACCATTATGCTGGATCTGGTTACGGCACATACAGGAAGCCACGATCAGAAAGTGGCGGCACTATGAGGCGTAAGTCATACTTTATTAGGTTCGAAAATGGTTAATTTTTAATTGAAGTGTCCATTGTGTATTAAATTATAAGCATTTCAGATTATTTCTTCAATTTACACAAATTGTACGTTCAGGGCGCACACCATATTCTTTTATCAGATTATTGTTTTTTGCAATTAAACACATTGTACATTCAGGGCACACCATATTCATTTACTATGTAGGGCTTACAAGGTATGTGGAAATAATAGCAATGGGAAGTATCCGGAGCCAGTACACTAAGGTATAtgtgagcctcgccatgagaaaaccagcatagtggctttgcgaccagcatggatccagaccaacctgcgcatctccacagtctgatcaggatccatgctg
The genomic region above belongs to Mercenaria mercenaria strain notata chromosome 12, MADL_Memer_1, whole genome shotgun sequence and contains:
- the LOC123535448 gene encoding metabotropic glutamate receptor-like isoform X1, producing MALLKFLLASALVVMLQAQEECPADGCTSSDVALLEADNMQAANHYYIGAMLNVHEQGEDAYTCGKTSLRGLVNAEAFFWAIKEYSQRAGLTNNIDPVSVGGFLMDSCGRVAKSIEDIYSFQTCRRQYTNVSPRNTVAIVGASTSDQSMAVAELLNSMEVTQVSSSSTSPYLSNTNMYEYFLRTVPSDVVQTVVMARLMLYKSIQYVQVLYQDNAYGMGLLLAFKEALEGTGVCITAQSQFDMNARGADYIKTMLKGPKDTRFVVILGTNMAARFVLETVDGENDLKNQFTFVGTSSWGTDVNVIRGIDSAENAITFTFNTGSYMNKDDVINFYNKMFMLKPDTGSNSGDANVNLYNPWFTKFWEEAFECSFAAATCDLADQKLEDKIDRSDPYVPFTLMAVDAIIRGVKEAAQTKCGNIHVCSNLLNPDKSRGTDLFNFIKNTTSGNGQRFFDAKGDAASVYDNFRVYQVRDGAYFNVLDYTASQTGNYGFDSVGKPAMVTGPSSCPSRPCLECGEVQSTTQAPETTTTTPDQKQTLPPLSSSDLLSKMIEEYFKDDQEFTGVWREQMRESKDSSTRFENGFDWIIAIGVCAGLGIVCVLVFEIYILYKLMGTKIGKQWRTMWLGQLLLFGLFCSYLTLFAYLFTPTKETCGITRFGVGVSYAMCFAVLLVKLMVLLTSKTSADTLLPGDVDSPNYLRGIYQFLMFLFVVGVQVVIAVQWLIQVPPDAIQVKSNTGDMVWICNHYTWSLNNSWDDMTTFVRTDFENHLLSLTYIMFLILLTTIIAMKAHGIITNHRESVFIGIAAGFSIPVWVAWGLVGGLNKDHKYAEEFGDAAIAFGLFITATLVLFSMFLPKVRQLVNMGVEGIYLEDDRDTYYAGSVVMAPPSYKSRPSSVVYVNSNGYNDPVVLGDQNAVHLRHPGSNYSAPVYVKKPESIHGGSGKVLRVTGDLTGKHPRESKKSASEAGYHYAGSGYGTYRKPRSESGGTMRRAHSSTDLGAL
- the LOC123535448 gene encoding metabotropic glutamate receptor-like isoform X2, whose protein sequence is MALLKFLLASALVVMLQAQEECPADGCTSSDVALLEADNMQAANHYYIGAMLNVHEQGEDAYTCGKTSLRGLVNAEAFFWAIKEYSQRAGLTNNIDPVSVGGFLMDSCGRVAKSIEDIYSFQTCRRQYTNVSPRNTVAIVGASTSDQSMAVAELLNSMEVTQVSSSSTSPYLSNTNMYEYFLRTVPSDVVQTVVMARLMLYKSIQYVQVLYQDNAYGMGLLLAFKEALEGTGVCITAQSQFDMNARGADYIKTMLKGPKDTRFVVILGTNMAARFVLETVDGENDLKNQFTFVGTSSWGTDVNVIRGIDSAENAITFTFNTGSYMNKDDVINFYNKMFMLKPDTGSNSGDANVNLYNPWFTKFWEEAFECSFAAATCDLADQKLEDKIDRSDPYVPFTLMAVDAIIRGVKEAAQTKCGNIHVCSNLLNPDKSRGTDLFNFIKNTTSGNGQRFFDAKGDAASVYDNFRVYQVRDGAYFNVLDYTASQTGNYGFDSVGKPAMVTGPSSCPSRPCLECGEVQSTTQAPETTTTTPDQKQTLPPLSSSDLLSKMIEEYFKDDQEFTGVWREQMRESKDSSTRFENGFDWIIAIGVCAGLGIVCVLVFEIYILYKLMGTKIGKQWRTMWLGQLLLFGLFCSYLTLFAYLFTPTKETCGITRFGVGVSYAMCFAVLLVKLMVLLTSKTSADTLLPGDVDSPNYLRGIYQFLMFLFVVGVQVVIAVQWLIQVPPDAIQVKSNTGDMVWICNHYTWSLNNSWDDMTTFVRTDFENHLLSLTYIMFLILLTTIIAMKAHGIITNHRESVFIGIAAGFSIPVWVAWGLVGGLNKDHKYAEEFGDAAIAFGLFITATLVLFSMFLPKVRQLVNMGVEGIYLEDDRDTYYAGSVVMAPPSYKSRPSSVVYVNSNGYNDPVVLGDQNAVHLRHPGSNYSAPVYVKKPESIHGGSGKVLRVTGDLTGKHPRESKKSASEAGYHYAGSGYGTYRKPRSESGGTMRRSASATEIGAL